One genomic region from Leptolyngbyaceae cyanobacterium JSC-12 encodes:
- a CDS encoding ATPase component of Mn/Zn ABC-type transporter (IMG reference gene:2510094422~PFAM: ABC transporter) — MLEVQQLAVNYRGIRGLDSVSFRVQPGQLVGVIGPNGAGKSTMFKAMLGLIPRDRGVVKYCTCPLHQQLERVAYVPQRSQIDWDYPITVWNVVMMARTRQLGWFRSPGRSAKELVKTALQQVEMYELRDRRISDLSGGQQQRVFLARALAQQAELFFFDEPFTGVDTKTAAIMLQIFDELRQQGKILLISSHDWGQALSQLDRLLLINQRLIADGAPYQVMTPENLQQAYGTTLQTHHWHGLDSNLFC, encoded by the coding sequence ATGCTAGAGGTTCAGCAACTAGCTGTCAACTACCGGGGAATTCGTGGGCTGGATTCGGTCAGCTTTCGGGTGCAGCCTGGGCAACTGGTGGGAGTGATTGGACCGAATGGGGCAGGCAAAAGCACAATGTTTAAAGCGATGTTGGGCTTAATTCCTAGAGATCGGGGAGTGGTGAAGTATTGTACCTGTCCACTGCATCAGCAGTTAGAACGAGTCGCCTATGTGCCGCAGCGATCGCAGATTGATTGGGATTACCCGATCACCGTTTGGAATGTAGTGATGATGGCACGCACCCGACAACTTGGGTGGTTTCGTAGCCCTGGTCGTAGTGCTAAAGAGTTGGTAAAAACAGCGCTGCAACAGGTAGAGATGTACGAGCTACGCGATCGCCGCATCAGTGATTTATCTGGTGGGCAACAGCAGCGCGTTTTTTTAGCACGAGCACTGGCTCAACAAGCTGAACTGTTTTTCTTTGATGAGCCGTTTACAGGTGTAGATACGAAAACAGCAGCGATTATGCTGCAGATATTTGATGAATTACGCCAGCAAGGAAAAATTTTACTCATCAGCAGCCATGATTGGGGACAGGCTTTGAGCCAGCTTGATCGCTTACTGTTGATTAATCAACGTTTAATTGCTGATGGTGCTCCATACCAGGTAATGACTCCAGAGAACTTACAGCAGGCTTATGGCACAACATTGCAAACACACCATTGGCATGGGCTAGACTCTAATTTATTTTGCTAG
- a CDS encoding ABC-type Mn2+/Zn2+ transport system, permease component (IMG reference gene:2510094423~PFAM: ABC 3 transport family) has translation MFTWLLEPLNYEFMRNAIAIGVIVGLLCPIVGSYLIVQRMALLGDVIAHSVMPGLSVSLFLGIDILIGAFVSGILGALTIVLIRAQSKVKVDSAMALTFSSYFALGVMLITVLQNKLDLDSFLFGDILSISSPDILRTLMIAVLILSAIKLFYKELLFYTFDQTGAQAIGLPINTIYMGFMVMITLTIIASMQAVGVILVISLLVGPALTAYLLVKELHHMMLLGSLFGVISSLTGVYLSYFRNLPSGPAIVLVSSSLFLLALLFSPSQGILTGLNRKFRQSREQKLG, from the coding sequence ATGTTTACCTGGTTGCTAGAACCTCTGAACTATGAGTTCATGCGTAATGCGATCGCAATTGGCGTCATTGTTGGACTCTTGTGTCCAATCGTTGGCAGCTATTTGATTGTGCAACGGATGGCGCTATTGGGTGATGTCATCGCTCACTCAGTGATGCCAGGTCTTTCTGTTTCGTTGTTCTTGGGTATTGATATTTTGATTGGAGCGTTTGTATCTGGCATTTTGGGTGCATTGACGATTGTACTAATTCGTGCCCAATCTAAAGTTAAAGTGGATTCAGCGATGGCACTCACGTTCTCCAGCTATTTTGCCCTGGGAGTGATGCTAATTACGGTGTTGCAAAATAAGTTGGATCTCGACAGTTTTTTGTTTGGTGACATTCTTAGCATTTCATCTCCTGATATCTTGCGCACATTGATGATTGCTGTATTAATTTTGTCAGCAATCAAGCTCTTTTACAAAGAGTTACTTTTTTACACGTTTGATCAAACTGGTGCTCAAGCGATCGGGTTACCTATTAACACGATTTACATGGGATTTATGGTGATGATTACGTTGACGATTATCGCCAGTATGCAGGCAGTTGGAGTAATTTTGGTGATCTCATTGCTTGTCGGTCCAGCACTCACGGCCTACTTGTTAGTCAAGGAGTTACACCATATGATGTTACTGGGTTCACTATTTGGTGTGATTTCCAGTCTTACAGGAGTCTATTTGAGTTATTTTCGTAATCTGCCATCCGGTCCTGCTATTGTCCTAGTTTCGTCTAGTCTGTTTCTACTGGCGCTTTTGTTTAGCCCATCCCAAGGTATTTTAACGGGTCTAAATAGAAAATTTAGACAATCACGCGAACAAAAACTTGGCTAG
- a CDS encoding putative membrane-anchored protein (IMG reference gene:2510094424) codes for MNSPTPSDKLPNQPLPSDRPTPALDPVLETVASPRRLPGWRFWLPLLVQSALIIAVPAQDAYTYATGRTVVLQTAPVDPYDFLRGYYQTLGYEVSQLDKLSKLPGGEHLKTNPVGEVYVILEAPSAKDSRPPQPWKPVRISGERPSNLPDNQIALKGRAEGWRVVYGLETYYMPEDQREQVNAAINQAQQGNQRSFVVEAKVDASGNSVPVSLWVRDRNYKF; via the coding sequence GATAAATTGCCCAATCAACCATTGCCCAGCGATCGCCCAACTCCTGCTCTGGACCCTGTGCTCGAAACAGTGGCATCCCCTCGACGCTTACCCGGATGGCGATTTTGGCTACCCCTATTGGTTCAATCAGCGTTGATTATTGCCGTCCCCGCCCAGGATGCTTACACTTACGCCACAGGCAGAACCGTTGTGTTGCAAACGGCTCCAGTCGATCCCTACGATTTTCTGCGGGGATATTACCAAACATTGGGCTATGAGGTGTCTCAACTCGATAAATTGTCTAAACTCCCAGGGGGGGAACACTTGAAAACTAATCCGGTTGGAGAGGTGTACGTGATTCTGGAAGCCCCCTCAGCTAAGGATTCTCGTCCGCCTCAGCCCTGGAAACCTGTGCGTATCAGTGGTGAACGTCCATCAAACTTACCAGACAACCAAATTGCGTTGAAAGGACGTGCCGAAGGCTGGCGAGTCGTTTACGGATTGGAAACCTACTACATGCCTGAAGACCAGCGAGAGCAGGTAAATGCTGCCATTAACCAGGCGCAGCAAGGTAATCAGCGCTCATTCGTTGTAGAAGCAAAAGTTGATGCCAGTGGCAATTCGGTACCTGTTAGTTTGTGGGTGCGCGATCGCAACTACAAGTTCTAG